The following are from one region of the Escherichia sp. E4742 genome:
- a CDS encoding YadA C-terminal domain-containing protein: MKYSKIYLLVMSSLLSGPAMADFTDDGSHVRWTNECTRSGGGDEHCTQMDEPDVADAVNKGIDISKDYTDQRYDEMKSYVENNGVDKSYVDAADAASKKYADQKAATAEQNAKNHADSKAAAAESNANAYTDSKFSDMQSYVDNTISNISNGVDQSYVDAGDAGAKSYADQQANNAEDNANVYTDSKIKDATNDMRSYTDNSSAQTLVDANTYTDTQVTNATNDMRSYTDNSSAQTLVDANTYTDTQVTNATDDMRSYTDNSSAQTLVDANTYTDTQVTNATNDMRSYTDNSSAQTLVDANTYTDTQVTNATNDMRSYTDNSSAQTLVDANTYTDTQVTNATNDMRSYTDNSSAQTLVDANTYTDTQVTNATNDMRSYTDNSSAQTLVDANTYTDNSSKNTYDKAIEYTDSRVNQGNSYAIDISKSYTDTSTRNTLNQATTYTDNRFNQSIDYTNSQINKVNGRIEQLDSKVDKNRQKAAAGIAGAMAMASIPQNFSYDFNFGMGMANFDSEQAISAGGYYRVNDRTIVSLKSSFDTQNNLGVAAGVSYGW, from the coding sequence ATGAAATACTCTAAAATTTATTTACTTGTTATGTCTTCACTGTTGTCAGGTCCTGCGATGGCTGATTTTACTGATGATGGTTCTCATGTTCGCTGGACTAATGAGTGCACTCGCTCAGGCGGCGGGGATGAACACTGTACGCAGATGGATGAACCAGATGTTGCAGACGCTGTTAATAAAGGAATAGATATATCAAAAGATTATACAGACCAAAGATACGACGAAATGAAATCGTATGTTGAAAATAATGGAGTTGATAAAAGTTATGTTGATGCCGCTGATGCTGCGTCAAAAAAATATGCAGATCAGAAGGCTGCAACAGCGGAACAGAACGCTAAAAATCATGCAGATTCAAAAGCTGCGGCGGCTGAATCGAACGCAAATGCATACACTGACTCTAAATTTAGTGACATGCAATCATACGTAGATAATACAATTTCAAATATCAGTAACGGCGTGGATCAAAGTTATGTTGATGCTGGTGATGCAGGTGCGAAATCATATGCTGATCAGCAAGCAAATAACGCTGAAGATAATGCAAACGTATATACAGATTCGAAAATAAAAGACGCTACCAATGATATGCGCTCCTACACCGATAATTCATCGGCGCAGACGCTTGTTGATGCCAATACGTACACCGATACTCAGGTAACGAACGCTACCAATGATATGCGCTCCTACACCGATAACTCATCGGCGCAGACACTGGTTGATGCCAATACGTACACCGACACTCAGGTAACGAACGCCACCGATGATATGCGCTCCTACACTGATAACTCATCGGCGCAGACGCTGGTCGATGCCAATACGTACACCGATACTCAGGTAACGAACGCCACCAATGATATGCGCTCCTACACTGATAACTCATCGGCGCAGACGCTGGTCGATGCCAATACGTACACAGATACTCAGGTAACGAACGCCACCAATGATATGCGCTCCTACACTGATAATTCATCGGCGCAGACACTTGTTGATGCCAATACGTACACCGATACTCAGGTAACGAACGCCACCAATGATATGCGCTCCTACACTGATAACTCATCGGCGCAGACGCTGGTCGATGCCAATACGTACACAGATACTCAGGTAACGAACGCCACCAATGATATGCGCTCCTACACTGATAACTCATCGGCGCAGACGCTTGTTGATGCCAATACATACACCGATAATTCGTCAAAGAATACATATGACAAAGCAATTGAATATACTGATTCGAGAGTTAATCAGGGTAATAGTTATGCAATTGATATCTCGAAAAGTTACACAGACACATCCACAAGAAATACGTTAAATCAAGCAACAACGTATACCGATAACCGATTCAATCAATCTATCGATTATACGAACTCGCAAATAAATAAAGTGAACGGACGAATTGAACAATTAGATAGCAAAGTTGATAAAAATCGTCAGAAAGCTGCTGCGGGTATCGCTGGCGCGATGGCGATGGCAAGTATCCCCCAAAACTTCTCTTATGATTTCAACTTCGGTATGGGTATGGCGAACTTCGACAGTGAGCAAGCGATTTCAGCCGGTGGCTATTACCGTGTCAACGATAGAACTATTGTTTCATTAAAGTCATCCTTTGATACACAAAATAATCTTGGTGTTGCGGCGGGAGTGTCTTACGGTTGGTAA
- a CDS encoding STY4528 family pathogenicity island replication protein, translating into MAVVPVDDVIQCTLAKMQNRIEQKTQSGEQTNEQSGLLFLGNVHDAVPRHLFLDSRLSPLDKMAWVMIRLYAQQNEGAVFPTYDELQCQLALPHSDKASRETISRALLMLRLTGWLSLCKRVRDKSGRIRGNIYAQHDEPLGLFDAEYFDPGWLDAVADACRHTNKTIRLTALAVLQEIKSDTRMRHRHSRVALIEARLSAPQTPQEIVSSWQKKIPSSETEPGQKSQSSESELGCLKGDILPGSDSELSRKSRDGGLVRKSNRYVRSFTQSVKDTYVGGESRLSWPTAVIERLNMPDRDMLERQLGALPGELGQRILDDLAGRMKATEVRNVTAYLLANLKRAREGLFNIGDKGDIPKLAPVKQKIVSISATKEFNREIKRSRREFVSRTMDKIRSSYFSS; encoded by the coding sequence ATGGCCGTTGTTCCCGTCGATGATGTTATCCAGTGTACGCTGGCGAAGATGCAAAACCGGATTGAGCAAAAAACACAATCCGGCGAGCAGACTAATGAGCAGAGTGGATTGCTCTTTCTGGGGAACGTGCATGACGCCGTTCCTCGGCACTTATTTCTGGATAGCCGATTATCGCCACTGGATAAGATGGCGTGGGTGATGATCCGGCTGTACGCCCAGCAGAACGAGGGCGCTGTTTTTCCTACCTACGACGAATTGCAATGTCAACTGGCATTACCTCATTCGGATAAAGCCTCTCGTGAGACGATCAGCAGGGCGCTGTTAATGCTACGTCTTACCGGATGGCTGAGCCTTTGCAAGCGAGTCAGAGATAAATCTGGGCGCATTCGCGGCAATATCTATGCCCAACATGATGAGCCACTGGGACTGTTTGACGCGGAATATTTCGACCCCGGCTGGCTTGACGCCGTTGCTGATGCCTGCCGACACACCAATAAAACGATACGCCTGACGGCGCTGGCCGTTTTGCAGGAAATCAAATCCGATACCCGTATGCGTCACCGGCATTCGCGCGTTGCGCTGATAGAAGCGCGTTTGTCCGCTCCACAAACTCCGCAGGAAATAGTGTCATCATGGCAGAAGAAAATCCCCAGTTCTGAAACCGAACCGGGTCAAAAATCACAGAGTTCGGAATCCGAACTGGGCTGTCTGAAGGGGGATATTTTACCGGGTTCAGATTCCGAACTAAGCCGGAAATCAAGGGATGGCGGCTTAGTTCGAAAATCGAACCGTTACGTACGTAGTTTTACACAGAGTGTAAAAGATACGTACGTAGGGGGCGAAAGTCGGTTGTCATGGCCGACAGCGGTAATCGAACGACTGAATATGCCCGACCGGGATATGCTGGAGCGGCAGCTTGGAGCGTTACCTGGAGAGTTAGGGCAGCGAATCCTGGACGATCTGGCTGGTCGTATGAAAGCAACGGAAGTCAGGAACGTCACTGCGTATCTGCTGGCAAACCTGAAACGGGCAAGAGAGGGACTGTTTAATATAGGAGATAAAGGGGATATACCTAAGCTTGCGCCTGTGAAACAAAAAATTGTTAGCATATCGGCAACAAAAGAGTTCAACCGTGAGATAAAGCGAAGCAGACGTGAGTTTGTCTCACGAACGATGGACAAGATCCGTAGTAGTTATTTTAGCTCATAA
- a CDS encoding PFL_4669 family integrating conjugative element protein, producing MSDKIEKKAGALHSELRIELHTQYAINTWGGRPASEDKPSLIGMPLFFKLISTVNRDSLADNPWADAALMEVETLLETASQQLQKWLNDIDALMAMLPVNASLSGVTSTAPLNIAVHSHTPLGYRCVYLLVGFDQLILRVFQAHHYGLMSLKERKAWLHRGSHQIRQIFSVALRYRSHPVTRQDIASNNDAARQAIEQFGELDKPILLGIRRSRFSPPVSTESIKALKAAFKRQSSKEKAAKQEVQDDQ from the coding sequence ATGTCAGACAAGATAGAAAAGAAAGCCGGTGCGTTGCATTCTGAGCTGCGCATCGAGTTGCACACCCAATACGCGATTAACACTTGGGGTGGGCGGCCAGCTTCGGAGGATAAGCCTTCACTTATCGGAATGCCGCTGTTTTTCAAGTTAATTTCCACGGTAAACCGAGATTCACTGGCCGATAATCCGTGGGCGGATGCGGCTCTGATGGAAGTGGAAACATTGCTGGAGACAGCCAGTCAGCAGCTCCAGAAATGGCTGAATGATATCGATGCCCTGATGGCAATGTTGCCAGTTAACGCCTCCCTTTCGGGAGTAACCTCTACTGCACCGCTGAATATTGCCGTTCACAGCCATACTCCGCTGGGATACCGCTGCGTTTACCTCTTGGTTGGATTCGATCAGTTGATCTTGCGCGTCTTCCAGGCGCATCACTACGGTCTGATGTCGCTGAAAGAGCGAAAAGCCTGGTTACATCGCGGTAGCCATCAAATTCGGCAAATCTTCTCTGTAGCCCTGCGCTACCGTTCTCATCCCGTTACCCGCCAGGATATAGCTTCAAATAATGATGCTGCCCGACAGGCTATCGAACAATTTGGGGAACTGGACAAGCCGATCCTGCTGGGAATCCGCCGTTCCCGCTTTTCTCCACCGGTAAGTACCGAAAGTATTAAAGCGTTGAAAGCTGCCTTCAAACGCCAGTCAAGCAAAGAGAAAGCGGCAAAGCAGGAGGTGCAGGATGATCAGTAA
- a CDS encoding DUF2857 domain-containing protein, whose amino-acid sequence MNALLTQIVMELKSGNIRRCEAMGLTLEEIQELNSLTVEDLHYLVNTQVSLLTFRINHTNLNTMLAQARREQSRTQRIDRALTLGGSIELMQHFFGLTATEVSSRRRLVGVVTRQGRTQIPTEEQELEVWRQWKASNVDNLESLDALEAMMLIAEQQDISLTAVWTLTKGWSAA is encoded by the coding sequence ATGAATGCACTTTTAACGCAGATTGTAATGGAGCTGAAATCCGGCAATATCCGCCGTTGTGAGGCGATGGGGTTAACGCTGGAAGAGATTCAGGAACTAAACAGCTTAACCGTCGAGGATCTGCATTATCTGGTGAATACGCAGGTATCGCTTCTGACCTTCCGCATTAACCATACCAACCTGAACACCATGCTGGCGCAGGCCCGTCGTGAACAGAGCCGGACGCAGCGTATCGACAGGGCGTTAACGCTGGGTGGCTCTATCGAGCTGATGCAGCATTTTTTTGGCCTGACGGCGACGGAGGTCAGCTCCCGGCGACGCCTTGTTGGCGTTGTAACCCGACAGGGGCGCACTCAGATCCCTACAGAAGAGCAGGAACTGGAGGTGTGGCGGCAATGGAAGGCATCGAACGTTGACAACTTGGAATCACTGGATGCACTAGAGGCCATGATGCTAATCGCTGAGCAGCAGGACATTTCGTTAACCGCAGTCTGGACGTTAACCAAAGGATGGAGTGCCGCCTGA
- a CDS encoding transglycosylase SLT domain-containing protein yields MFIVLPECLAAQSVPEGYHRVAQAENVPAEALYSLALTESSRKLAHGVRPWPWTINVAGKGYRYASRNEAYQALLDFMRRYPLKRIDVGIAQVNLGWNGHHFVSTWDAFDPYINLHAAARILRACYERSPGSWISAAGCYHHPAGGKPAQIYKAIVSRHLGTLQLSAQTLAFNQGGTQ; encoded by the coding sequence ATGTTCATTGTGCTACCAGAGTGTCTGGCTGCGCAGTCTGTTCCTGAAGGATACCATCGGGTCGCGCAGGCGGAGAATGTTCCTGCTGAGGCGTTGTACAGTTTGGCGTTAACGGAATCATCCCGCAAACTGGCGCATGGTGTTCGCCCGTGGCCCTGGACAATTAATGTCGCCGGGAAGGGATATCGCTACGCCTCCCGGAACGAAGCTTATCAGGCACTGCTGGACTTTATGCGGCGCTATCCGCTCAAACGTATCGATGTTGGTATCGCGCAGGTCAATCTGGGCTGGAATGGACATCATTTCGTATCTACCTGGGACGCATTTGATCCCTATATAAATCTTCACGCTGCGGCCCGTATTTTGCGAGCCTGTTACGAACGTAGCCCCGGGAGCTGGATATCGGCTGCGGGGTGCTATCACCATCCTGCGGGTGGCAAACCTGCTCAAATCTACAAGGCCATCGTGTCGCGTCATTTGGGCACATTGCAGCTGTCTGCACAGACGCTGGCATTCAATCAGGGAGGAACACAATGA
- a CDS encoding DNA topoisomerase III: MKLFLCEKPSQGRDIAAVLGATKKMPGYQTGNGVCVTWGFGHLLEQASPDAYGEQFGVPWRTDVLPVLPTTWQMQVKPDAAAQFSVIQKLLKQADTVVIATDADREGEVIAREILDYCHYQGKVERLWLSALDEASVRAALAAIKPGNATLPYYLAGLGRARADWQIGMNMTRLYSVKARENGYGSVLSVGRVQTPTLNLIVVRDCETAQFVPKPYWNVVVQLAAGGITFQAQWVPAAAYCDEEKRCINPTAAQQVVQLCKKTGQATVAEVETKRETESAPLAFDLGTLQQACSRRFGYGAQQVLDIAQALYETHKATTYPRTDCGYLPTSMRGEIGQVMASIQQSDPALSATISRLDMQHVSRIWNDKKITAHHGIIPTKPRCDLAKMSEQERNVYQLIRQHYMAQFLPNHEVDATRISLHSSGQLFKTSGKVVVVAGWKSLFGKDAEEDTESSGDKTRLPAMAKGSVCQVTGAEAKQQQTKPPEHYTEGTLIAAMKNAAQFVTDPRLKKILKENAGLGTEATRAGVIETLLKRGFVVKKGKHLLATPIAADLMAVLPAQLKDPGMTALWEQSLDDIAEGRMTLDDFMAKQSAWTRQLVEKGRQQTVRITLPPSPPCPVCGGATRQRTGKSGSFWGCVNYPDCNGIVNIGAKKPARRRKSPAKNNG, from the coding sequence ATGAAGCTCTTTCTCTGTGAAAAGCCCAGCCAGGGGCGCGATATTGCCGCCGTGCTGGGTGCGACAAAAAAAATGCCGGGTTATCAAACCGGAAACGGTGTGTGCGTAACCTGGGGTTTTGGTCACCTGCTGGAGCAGGCCAGCCCGGATGCCTACGGTGAACAGTTCGGTGTTCCCTGGCGTACCGATGTGCTACCGGTATTGCCGACAACGTGGCAAATGCAGGTTAAACCGGATGCTGCGGCTCAGTTTTCCGTCATCCAGAAACTGCTGAAACAGGCGGATACGGTAGTGATTGCCACTGATGCGGATCGGGAAGGAGAGGTGATTGCCCGTGAAATCCTTGATTATTGCCATTATCAGGGAAAAGTTGAGCGGTTGTGGCTCTCGGCACTTGATGAAGCCAGCGTTCGCGCCGCACTGGCGGCGATAAAGCCCGGAAATGCGACTTTACCCTACTATTTAGCCGGTCTGGGCCGTGCCCGGGCTGACTGGCAGATCGGCATGAATATGACGCGGCTATATTCAGTCAAGGCGCGGGAGAACGGCTACGGCAGCGTGTTATCCGTGGGGCGGGTGCAGACGCCGACGCTTAACCTGATTGTGGTGCGTGATTGTGAAACTGCGCAGTTTGTCCCGAAGCCCTACTGGAATGTTGTGGTGCAGCTGGCAGCGGGAGGGATCACATTTCAGGCGCAGTGGGTACCAGCAGCGGCGTATTGTGATGAGGAAAAACGCTGTATTAATCCGACTGCGGCGCAGCAGGTGGTTCAGCTTTGCAAGAAAACCGGGCAGGCGACGGTGGCGGAGGTTGAGACCAAAAGGGAGACTGAATCCGCTCCACTGGCATTTGATCTTGGTACGCTACAACAAGCCTGTTCCCGTCGTTTTGGCTATGGCGCTCAACAGGTGCTGGATATTGCGCAGGCTTTGTATGAAACTCACAAAGCAACCACGTACCCTCGTACTGATTGCGGCTACCTGCCAACATCCATGCGTGGCGAGATCGGACAGGTGATGGCTTCGATACAGCAAAGCGATCCCGCTTTATCTGCGACCATCTCGCGGCTTGATATGCAGCATGTTTCCCGAATCTGGAATGACAAAAAGATCACCGCGCACCACGGTATTATCCCTACGAAGCCGCGCTGTGATCTTGCAAAAATGAGTGAGCAGGAGCGCAACGTTTACCAGCTTATCCGGCAGCATTATATGGCCCAGTTCCTGCCAAACCATGAAGTGGATGCCACGCGGATTTCGCTGCATTCCAGTGGGCAGTTATTTAAGACCAGCGGTAAGGTTGTGGTCGTTGCTGGCTGGAAGAGCTTGTTTGGTAAGGACGCTGAAGAAGATACAGAAAGTTCCGGTGACAAAACCCGGTTACCTGCAATGGCTAAAGGGAGTGTATGCCAGGTCACTGGGGCAGAAGCGAAACAGCAGCAAACAAAACCACCGGAGCACTATACGGAAGGTACATTGATTGCCGCGATGAAGAACGCGGCGCAGTTTGTCACCGATCCGCGCCTTAAAAAGATCCTCAAGGAGAATGCGGGGTTGGGTACAGAAGCGACCCGGGCAGGCGTGATTGAAACGTTGCTGAAGCGTGGATTTGTGGTGAAGAAAGGCAAGCACCTGCTGGCGACGCCTATTGCCGCTGACCTGATGGCGGTGTTACCTGCACAGCTCAAAGATCCCGGCATGACGGCACTATGGGAGCAGTCGTTGGATGATATTGCTGAAGGCCGGATGACGCTGGATGATTTTATGGCGAAACAGTCTGCCTGGACCAGGCAACTGGTGGAAAAAGGGCGACAGCAGACCGTCAGGATTACGTTACCGCCGTCTCCGCCGTGCCCGGTTTGTGGCGGTGCAACGCGGCAGCGCACGGGGAAGTCCGGCTCATTCTGGGGATGCGTCAACTACCCTGACTGCAACGGGATTGTGAATATCGGAGCAAAGAAACCTGCTCGGCGGCGGAAAAGTCCTGCAAAGAACAATGGTTGA
- a CDS encoding integrating conjugative element protein gives MMRRFPLVLALLFSGISQAELTVVADLGGQSTAEYFVGINNQGEESSAPQVLTLSTPDKASVLPIRTPELSPGELEARSLSMPGMRSIFLIGDDELSRRWLALRRDQLIQLNAVGYVVNVASESAWNDLQSQANGLELLPVSGSDLAVRLGISHYPVLISEKGLEQ, from the coding sequence ATGATGAGACGTTTTCCGCTGGTTCTCGCACTGCTGTTTTCGGGTATAAGTCAGGCAGAGCTGACCGTTGTCGCTGATCTGGGTGGTCAGTCAACGGCTGAATACTTTGTCGGTATTAACAATCAGGGAGAGGAATCATCCGCTCCACAAGTGTTGACACTGTCAACACCTGATAAAGCATCGGTATTACCCATTCGTACTCCTGAGCTTTCGCCAGGGGAGCTGGAAGCGCGTTCTCTCTCTATGCCCGGAATGCGATCAATTTTTCTGATTGGTGACGACGAGCTTTCCCGACGCTGGCTGGCATTGCGACGTGACCAACTTATTCAGCTTAATGCCGTGGGCTATGTGGTGAATGTCGCCAGTGAATCCGCCTGGAATGATTTACAGTCTCAGGCTAACGGGCTTGAGTTGCTACCGGTTTCTGGGAGCGATCTGGCCGTTCGGCTGGGTATTTCTCACTATCCGGTACTGATTAGCGAGAAGGGACTGGAACAATGA
- a CDS encoding STY4534 family ICE replication protein: protein MSTASKTTTAKAKKSSASKKAPTPAPAELATPVVSEAPAQPKPQSSYFNLHIDGLGYLSNIREINTATVSFLSCTINALHGSTEKPEYTRFDVTVSGKQASSLIRRCQNAVNEEKKVLIGFKLSNLTADVFTLTKGNHAGESRAALRARLIKISFIKVGQNMVYKAEKAESNDSAS, encoded by the coding sequence ATGTCTACAGCATCTAAAACCACCACCGCTAAAGCTAAAAAAAGCAGTGCCAGCAAGAAAGCTCCGACTCCAGCCCCTGCTGAATTAGCAACTCCGGTTGTGTCAGAGGCACCGGCACAGCCGAAACCACAATCCAGCTACTTTAATTTGCATATTGATGGGCTGGGTTACCTGAGCAACATTCGCGAAATTAACACCGCTACGGTGTCGTTCCTGAGCTGTACGATAAACGCGTTACATGGCTCAACTGAAAAACCTGAGTACACGCGTTTTGATGTCACGGTATCGGGTAAACAAGCCAGTTCTTTAATCAGACGCTGCCAGAATGCAGTGAATGAAGAGAAGAAGGTCCTTATCGGTTTTAAACTCAGTAATCTGACTGCCGATGTGTTTACACTGACCAAAGGCAATCATGCAGGTGAATCAAGAGCAGCACTGCGAGCGAGACTGATTAAAATCAGTTTTATCAAAGTGGGGCAAAATATGGTTTATAAAGCTGAAAAAGCTGAGTCTAACGACTCAGCGTCCTGA
- a CDS encoding TraR/DksA C4-type zinc finger protein has product MKADWIDEAQEVTQLMVDSQVERIRSSFISPAISSAECERCGHEIPEARRRAVMGVRLCVECQTIAEFRWRVGYGGYDES; this is encoded by the coding sequence ATGAAAGCTGACTGGATTGATGAGGCGCAGGAAGTGACCCAATTGATGGTCGATAGCCAGGTAGAACGCATTCGCTCTTCATTTATATCACCGGCGATATCTTCCGCTGAATGCGAACGATGTGGACATGAGATCCCGGAGGCCCGTCGCAGAGCTGTTATGGGCGTCAGGCTGTGCGTTGAATGTCAGACCATTGCAGAGTTTCGGTGGCGTGTTGGATATGGAGGATACGATGAAAGCTGA
- a CDS encoding TIGR03759 family integrating conjugative element protein, which yields MADSRLQELEPIQMKRNALEWGLTTEEWQRYETLKKGRRGVLSPGLDPLTMLGIEARSDEERRHFAELAVKQEFQRVEAELAFQREVNSAWMRVYPGVLPVQDLRSEASNARQALFVKDNCPACDRKLSQLMKSNQPLDIYLVDSGGKDEAVRSWAKKHNIPAEKVKSRQVTLNHDSGMWLKYGNGLMPVVLQQGAQGWQRVN from the coding sequence ATGGCGGATTCCCGGCTTCAGGAACTGGAACCTATACAAATGAAAAGAAACGCACTGGAGTGGGGGCTGACAACGGAAGAATGGCAGCGTTATGAGACGCTGAAAAAAGGACGACGCGGTGTGTTGTCTCCTGGATTAGATCCGCTGACGATGCTGGGTATCGAGGCGCGAAGTGATGAAGAACGCCGTCATTTTGCTGAGCTGGCGGTGAAACAGGAGTTTCAGCGGGTTGAAGCGGAACTGGCGTTTCAGCGAGAAGTGAATAGCGCGTGGATGCGTGTCTATCCCGGCGTTCTGCCCGTTCAGGATCTACGGAGTGAAGCCAGTAACGCCCGTCAGGCGCTGTTTGTGAAAGATAATTGCCCTGCTTGCGACCGTAAACTGTCGCAACTGATGAAATCGAACCAGCCGCTGGATATCTATCTGGTTGATAGCGGTGGTAAAGATGAGGCGGTTCGAAGCTGGGCGAAGAAACATAATATCCCTGCTGAAAAGGTGAAATCCCGCCAGGTAACGCTAAATCACGATAGCGGGATGTGGCTGAAATACGGCAACGGGCTGATGCCAGTGGTGTTACAGCAGGGGGCGCAGGGATGGCAGCGAGTAAACTGA
- the pilL2 gene encoding PFGI-1 class ICE element type IV pilus protein PilL2: MNHLITLAICLTASIITGCAQKLQQPDTQPHPAALNGNIQPAQSDVYAATPEVVRYDRYLLVDTSPSAAQRVPLEQTIDIRIPASLSPTVADAMRYALRQSGYSLCSTTPANRVLYNQRLPAVHNQLGPMRLSQALQILAGESWQLEVDSVQRIVCHSLRDGYRLPPEAVKSPINSLSVPLTAHPVNITAPAPQRMLK, translated from the coding sequence ATGAATCATCTAATCACCCTTGCTATTTGCCTGACGGCCAGCATCATTACTGGCTGTGCGCAAAAGCTCCAGCAACCTGATACGCAGCCACATCCTGCTGCTCTGAACGGCAATATCCAGCCAGCGCAATCGGATGTATATGCGGCTACGCCTGAAGTGGTGCGCTACGACCGCTACCTGCTGGTTGATACTTCTCCGAGTGCTGCGCAACGTGTTCCGTTGGAGCAAACAATAGATATCCGTATCCCCGCGTCATTATCGCCGACCGTGGCGGATGCCATGCGCTACGCTCTGCGCCAGTCCGGGTACTCGTTGTGCAGTACGACACCAGCGAACCGGGTGCTGTACAACCAGAGGTTGCCTGCTGTGCATAATCAACTGGGGCCAATGCGCCTGAGCCAGGCATTACAAATCCTGGCCGGGGAGTCCTGGCAGCTTGAAGTTGATTCTGTTCAACGGATCGTCTGCCATTCATTACGTGATGGCTATCGTTTGCCGCCGGAAGCAGTGAAATCTCCAATCAACTCCCTTTCAGTTCCATTAACTGCTCACCCCGTCAATATCACCGCTCCGGCTCCGCAGAGGATGCTGAAATGA
- a CDS encoding 3D domain-containing protein, which produces MIVHYSNNVAVSVLTIVILCSLSQSSLADNKLNSRIDIDEKATTSTPDINIDDRYLFNLPEPSASQIIKEIPVAASRFYVKIVAADSSKDSIPYRDISGSPISDKILPRNWCLGAIEGSISTTFNGKPVILNYVQTKNNPKFNVDCLKEVPIGSSEHDGKSRYKLTNAKFGLGVKNWFLVPYRTIAVDPSYIRYGTVIYIAKARGKLITLPSGEKIHHDGYFFAGDRGNSEKIKHERIDIFCAFDEKCLSDVTKSNDKIKYPMAAKVINNDKIEAMFLRFHEKE; this is translated from the coding sequence ATGATAGTTCATTATAGCAATAATGTAGCTGTTTCAGTATTAACTATCGTTATTTTATGTTCTTTATCGCAATCGTCATTAGCTGACAATAAGCTAAATTCTCGTATTGATATAGATGAGAAAGCTACCACATCTACGCCTGATATAAATATAGACGATCGTTATCTATTTAATCTACCAGAACCATCTGCATCGCAGATTATTAAAGAAATCCCCGTTGCAGCTTCACGATTTTACGTTAAAATTGTGGCTGCAGATTCATCAAAGGATAGCATTCCATATCGAGATATATCAGGGAGTCCTATTAGCGATAAAATACTTCCTCGAAACTGGTGTTTAGGAGCAATTGAAGGATCTATTTCAACCACTTTTAATGGTAAGCCTGTAATTCTTAACTATGTTCAAACTAAAAACAATCCCAAGTTTAACGTGGATTGTTTAAAGGAAGTTCCTATTGGAAGTAGTGAGCATGATGGGAAGTCAAGATATAAATTAACTAATGCTAAATTTGGTTTAGGTGTAAAAAACTGGTTTTTAGTTCCTTATAGAACGATAGCAGTTGACCCTTCATATATACGCTATGGTACCGTTATTTATATAGCTAAAGCTCGAGGTAAACTTATTACTCTGCCTTCTGGAGAAAAGATTCATCATGATGGGTATTTTTTCGCTGGAGACAGAGGTAACTCAGAGAAAATAAAACATGAGCGTATTGATATATTCTGTGCTTTTGATGAAAAATGCTTGAGTGATGTCACTAAAAGTAATGATAAAATCAAATATCCCATGGCTGCTAAAGTAATTAATAACGATAAAATTGAAGCAATGTTTTTAAGGTTTCATGAAAAAGAATAG